The stretch of DNA TTTAAATAGCCTTGGAGAATTTGGTGGGTCTAAAAGAGAATTGCAAACTATTTTAAAATCTAACCCCGGTAATTTACACGTGGAGCTACTTCTTGGGGAGATGTACTTTATTGAAAGCAGAGTGAATGCGTATTCCTATTTTGACAAATTGGATTCTGAAAATAAACTCCCTGCCAAGTCTCTTATGGAAAATTTGCATTTCGTTCTCACAGGGAAATATTTTCTGGCAGAAAAATTCTTTTTAGATTATTTGAGTAAAAATCCGATGAGGCTTTCTGCAAGATTAGCACTCGTTGAAATTTATAAAAGAACAAAGAAATTTTCAGAGTTGTCTTTAGAGTTAAAAAAGACCGCAGAACTTGCTTTTTCAATTAAGCAATACGTTTTAGCAAGCGAGTTGATTGAAGAGCTGGTACAGTTATGGAAAAAAAATCCTGATCTGAAAGGAGACTTTGCGCGCGCTTATGATTTTTTAGCAAGTTGTTATGAAGAGTCTCTCTCTCCCAATAGAGCCATTGTGTCTTCCAGAAAAGCAATTGAGCTTGCGGGGAATAGTATTGAATCAGAAAATTTCAAATTGCACCTTGCTTACATATTAAGGCTTCCCAATGTCAGAAAATACCAAGAGTCCATAGAAATAATACGAGAGGTAATTCAATTAAACCCGGATAGTGCCTATGCAAATTTTTTACTGGGGTTAAACTATTTGGGCTTAGAAAAGTATAAAGAAAGTATTCATGCTTTGACAAACGCATTTGCTTTAGAGTCAAAAAATTCACTATATGTTTTTTATAGAGGGACAGCTTACGATAAAAAAGGAGATTTACCTAACGCCCTGACCGATTTGCAAAAAGCTATTGAACTCGATCCGAATAATTCCAACGCTCACAATTATCTTGGTTATCTTTATCTTGAAAAAAATATGGAAGTAGATAAAGCCTTTCGATTGATTTTAAGAGCGGTCGAGTTGGAGCCTGACAACGGAGCTTTTCAAGACAGCCTTGGATGGGTGTATTTTAAATTGAACCGATTGGATGATGCAATCCACCACCTAAACTTAGCTTTACAATTGATGGCAGATAGAAATGATACTGACCCTGTTGTATTTGATCATCTTGGCGATGTGTATTTCAAAAAAAATGAAATCCTGCTCGCTATGAATTTTTGGGAGAAGGCTATTCCTTTGATTCTGGATAAAAAAGAAAAAAAAAGAGTACAAGTAAAAATTGATAAAGCCAAAACAATCAAGGTAATTCAATGATAAAAAAAATTTTCATCTATGCAACAATACTTTCTTTCATTTGGAGTTGTCAGACGACAGAAAAAATCGAGGACATAGACTTTCTTTCTGTGCGTCAGGGGAAATACTATCCATACAATAATAAAAAATCCAAAGAGCTTATTAGTATAGCTGAAAATTTAGACAAAGAATCAATATCTTATTCCGGTGATTTTACTATTAAGATTGTGACCGGATCCAAAGTGAAAGAAATTTTGAATTTAGAAGGTAAAGTATATTTTAGTAAGCCATTGAATAAAATTAAAATACTTCTATCCGATGCGTTTTTTGGTTTAACTTTTGCAAAGGTAATTTCGGATAGAGATAAAATTGAAATTCGATCTTCTGGCTCTTCTAATATCCATTATCAACCTATGGATGATATTAGTTTGGTGGATCCCAAAACTAAGAAAACTACCGTAGTTCCATTCCCGATTATTTTTTATTCTTTGACTTCGAGTTTTATAGAAGATTTTCAAAAGAACAAAAGTTATTTTAGTCCTGAAGAAAGTAGGGTATTGGTGAAAAGGGGAGCAGACGAATATCAGTACGTTTTTGATGGTGGGAAATTAGAATCTTTGGAGTTTTATTCCAAGTCAAAAAATATGAAAGCAATTGCAGTTATGAAAGAAAATATTATTCATCCTCCTCGAAAACTCATCACTAAGGTGACAAATTTAAAAACAGATGAAGAAACCAATCTTATCTCAATTCAATTTAAAAGTTTAAAAAGAGGAATTGATATTCCTGAATCTGTTTTTCGTTTTTAATGAATTTGCCTGAATTGGATTTTCAATTGTTATGAATGACAAATTTCCTAAATTCACTCCAAGAAAATATCTTTCTAATGGGCATGCACAGACCATTGTCAATATCGTATTTCCACCAAAAAATACTTTAAGAGAAAATTATCTTTTTGAAGATATTTTAATAGATACGTTAGACGATACAGGTGATATTTTATGGTTGGAGCATAATTTCCCTCTCGAATCGTTTCAAGAGCATTCACTTGCCTTCAATGGATATTATATTATTTTGTTGCATGGCATGGAAGGAACAACGGAAAGCCACTATATGATTACCTTGACTAAGGCTGCCTTAGAAAAGGGGTTTGGGGTGATTCGTGTCAACTTACGTGGTTGCGGTCGAGGAGAGGGGTATTCTCACAAGGCATACCACGCAGGTAAGACTGAGGACTTAGAGGCAATAGAAAACTTTGTTTATAAAAATATAACTAAAAAATTTATATTTTGTGGTTATTCTCTTTCTGCAAATATGGTGCTGAAACATTTCGGAGAGAATAAAAAAATTAGAGCGAGTTATTTTTCTGCAGTTTCTCCTCCCTTGGATTTAAAATCTTCTTGCGAATACATTGATTCTAAAGAAGCCAAATTTTACAGAGATCATTTTTTGGCAGGGGTAAGAAAAAAAATCCGAAGTGGTGTTTATAAAATGTCCCCTGTAATGATGAAATCTGCGTTTTCTGCAAAGACAATGTTCGATTTCGACGACTGGGTGTCTGCTCCTTTCCATGGATTTAAGGGAGCCTTAGATTATTATAAAAAATCATCCTCTAAAAATTTTATTTATAATATAAAAAAAAGGGGAATAGTGATACACGCTGATGACGATCCTATAGTCCCTTCCTATAACTACCATAGTATTCAATGGAAAAAAATTCCAAATATTACGAGCATCCTGACTGTGGGTGGGGGACATGTTGGCTTTATTTCAAGCAAGTCAAACCAAATACCGGATGGGCGTTGGGCTGATAAAATTATTCTAGATTATTTTTTAAGACAAATAGAAGAGGACGAAGACTAATAATGAGAGAATTTTTGAAAAGCTGTTTAGAAAACGAAAATGAATTTGTTGAGTTGCGCTTCCACAAAAAAGAATCTTTTAGTGTGTCTGCCGAAAAAGGGAGAGTCGAAAAAAGCTCTCTAAAAAAAAGAATGGGAGTCGGTGTAAGGGTATTGGCTAATGGAACTTGGGGGTTTTCTTCTACAAGTGAGCTAACATTAGAGTCAGTTAAAAAAGCAATCGCAATAGCCAAAAATAGCGCTAAAGCATCTTCAAAAATCAGAAAAGAAAAAATTCAAAGTTTACCGAGAGCGAATTTTGCAATAGGAGATTTTGTAGTAAAAGGAGTAGAAGAGGCTCGCTCTCATTCTTTGGATAAAAAAATTGAGCTTGTACTAAAGACAGCCGAATCTACTAGATTGCTTTCACCTAAACTACAGAGCGTTGCTTGTGGATATTCTGAAAGTTTTGAAGAAAAATCAATTGTAACTACAGATGGTGCAGATGTTTCTATATCACTCGTAAGACCTGAGTTTAGAGTCAATTCGATAGCCATAAAAAATGGAGAAATGCAATCCGGATCAGAATCCATTGGCGTAACCGGTGGCTGGGATTGTTTGTTTAAAGAAAAAAAACCAGAAGAGTTTGGAGAGTTAGCTTCTAAAACAGCAATCGACTTATTGGATAGCGAGTCTCCAATTAGTGGAGACTCAGTTGTAATTTTGTCTCCATCTATCGTAGGGCTATTAGTTCACGAAGCAATAGGACACACAGTGGAGGCAGACTTTGTTTTAGCGGGGAGCATTGCATCAGGAAAAATAGGGACAAGAGTAGGCTCTGATTTAATTACTTTGTGCGATAGCGGGTATTCTGAATATGCAGATGGTGCAGGAGGTACTATTCCTGTTGACGACGAGGGCGTGTTAACTAAAAAAACTGTAATCATAAAAAATGGAATACTGGAATCGTATCTCCACAATAGAGAGACAGCTCATAGATTTGGAGTAGAGCCTACAGGTTCAGCACGAGCCTGGGAGTATTCTGATCTTCCACTGATTAGAATGAGAAATACTTATCTTGAGCCGGGTGAGTCGAGTTTAGAAGAAATGATCAGAGAAACGAAAGAAGGGTATTTTTTAGAAGGTCCAAAAAATGGTCAAGCAGATTCAACGGGTGAGTTTATGTTTGGAGTACAAAAAGCCTATAAAATTGAAAACGGTAAAATAACAAAACTATTTAAGGGAGTAACTGTATCCGGGATTGCATTCGATGTTTTGTCAAAAACAGATCGGGTTTCAAAAGAATTCAAGTGGGATTTGGGGGCAGGGTATTGTGGAAAAGGGCAACCCGCTAAGGTAGATGCCGGTGGACCTTATATCCGCACTTGTGTTAAACTCGGAGGCAGACTCAAGTAGTTATTTTACAAATACAATATGAATAAAAAAGAATTAGAAAAAAAGTTAGAAAATACGAAAGATCGTGTAGAGAGTGTTTTATCTAAGTCGAAGCAAAACGGAATTTCTCAAGTAGAAATCTATGTATATTTTTCAGAATCCGGTGAAGTCAGTTTAGAGAAAAATGATATTCACGCATCTAACTTTTCGGAAGAGACCAACTTTGGAGTTAGGGTTATCGAAAACTATTGCGAAGGTTTTGCTGCAACCAACGATCCTGATTCCCTATACGAGTCCATTTTACAGGCAAAAACTTTGGCTATTTCTCAAAATACTCCCGACACCGACTTAGAACTTCCGAATCCATTGCCTGTGGTGCCAATCGACGGTTTATACGATGAGACGTTAGACGATATTGATTTGGAAGAAATTTTACAACTTGCTTCTATGTGTCTTGAGTTAAGAAATGCAAGTTATGAAAATGTAAATCTTGATAGTGGTCGATTTTCTTTTTACAAAGCATTTAAGCATGTCGCCTCTACAAAGGGAATTTCTCAATCTGAAATCAGTGGAGCTATTACGGCGAATTATATGGGAATGGCGGTTTTGGGTGACGACATTGGCAGCTTTGATTACGATAGTTGTGAATCTCGAAACCTATCTGATTTTCAAAAAATATTGCAAATAAACTACTCGGAATTTTTAGAAAGGTGCATGGGGTTTCTTGGCTCCAAAAAGATAGAAAGTTTTAGAGGAAATATACTCATTCCTCCTGAAAGTATTTTTTCTTTTTTAGGTGATGTAATTGGCTCGATGACTGCGGGCATGATTCGCAAAGGAAAAAGTAAATTGAAAGACAAGCTCGGAAAAAAAGTATTTTCATCTCTTCTTTCAGTGGTAGAGGAGCCAAGAATTTCAGGATTTGCAGGGAGTACTGCTTTTGATAGAGAAGGAATCCCTACAATTCCAAAAGAAGTGATTGCAGAGGGAATCGTTAAAAATTTTTTCTACAATCACTACGAGGCAAAAAAAGCTGGATTGAAAGGCTCTGGGGGAAATGCAGTAGGTGGATCGTCTGCTCCTCCATCGTGTGGTCCAAGACAATTGCAGGTTTCGGCAGGGAAAACTGCGTTAGGCGACATACTAAAACCAACTCAAGCAACAATTCAAATCGGTAGAATATCCGGGTCGAGTGATATTTCTTCGGGAGAATTTTCAGGTGTAGTGAAGGGAGGATATTTTTTGAAAGGTACGGAAAAATTTCCTGTAAAAGAATTAACAGTATCAGGAAATATCTATGATGCTTTAGAGCGTATTTCTCATGTTAGTAAAGAAAGAAAACTAATCCACTCTTCCTCGTATCGCCCTCATATCGTAATAGAAGGCATGGATATAACAGGAAAATGAATCGAATTGAGCTTCAAAATAGTGAGTCACTCACTCGAGCAAAATCTTCGATATTTTTTACTGTTATTTCCTTTAATGAAGATAAGATATATTTTGAGGTAAAAAAAGATTTAGAAAAATACTTTTTAGAATCTTCTTACGAAAGTACCCAGATGCCAAAATGGATATTGCAGAAAGGAGAAAAAGGGGATGTGGGAAATAATACAAAAATTTTATCTTTTAGAAGAAAAATCAATAGAGAAGAGCTTCCTTATGTAAAAAAGAAGTGTTTGAAAATCTGTGAAAAATTTATTAAAAAGGACAATTCTCTAAAAATTATTCCGGGGTATCTTTCCGAGCAAAATACAATTATAGCTTCTTCTTTTGATGATCTGCATAGAGTGTATATTTTTCACGGGGTGTATGCAGAAATTGTATATGTTTATGAAGCAGGGAAATTTGTATACCAAACACATTCCCCTCAATTTTTTTCAACCAAAGAATCTATATATTTTTTTAAGAATTTAAGGGAGTCGATCCATGATAACAAATAAATTGAGTATAGCTTTAGTGATTTTGGGATTCTTTACTTTTTGTAGAGAAAACTTCCAACCAAAGGAATTGAATATACAAGAGGTAATTCTTTGTGATAATTTTCGCTCGGATGGTACTTGTTTGGAAAAAAAAGAAAAAAACCATACCTATGAAATTTTAATTCCAGCTACACAAAAAATAGATTCTTGGGAAAAGTTGGGAAACTTTTTGTATTTTCATGCGAGAGAAACTCCGGGTTTCTTACTGAAATTTAACAGAAGATTTACGGTGAGCGAAAAAATCAGACTAAAAAATTCATATCGATCCATTTTTCGTTTTTCGGGAATTGAAGGTAAGGTAGAAGGCTTAGAAATAGGGGATGATTGGATAGGCTCTTTTCAATACCTTGGAAGTATGCTAAAAGAAAGGCAAAGGGCTTTAAAATTAGAAAAATCCTACCCTGATTTAAAAACCTTGTTCCCTGCGGACTTAAAGTATACGTATAAATCAGAGCTTTTTACGGGAGAAATTGAAACTAAGATTAGTTTAGTGATTAAATTTACAAAATAGTTAGGTTATGGGCTTTAAGTCTGCTACTAAGGACTTTTTTTTCTTTTCATAATTTTGACTGAATTTACTCTTAATCTATGAAATTAAAAAAGAAATTTGATTTTGAAAAACCAATTCAAAAAGTTCTACTCATAATTTTGGACGGGGTAGGGTATTCCCCAAAAGGAAAGGAGTTTGGAAACGCAGTGGCGGGAGCTAAACTACCTACACTAAATTCTCTTTGGAGCCAATTCCCTACTGTTTTATTAAAAGCACACGGTAAGGCAGTCGGTATGCCTTCTGACGAAGATATGGGAAATTCTGAGGTAGGGCATAACGTACTTGGTTGTGGAAGGGTGTTCGACCAAGGGGCTAAGTTAGTTTCAAATGCAATTCACTCCGGTACACTTTTTTTATCAGATACATGGAATCTACTTACTGAAAACTCTAGAAAGAATAATTCCACATTTCACTTCATAGGTTTATTGTCTGACGGAAATGTTCATAGTCACATAGACCACTTAAAAGAAATGCTTATTGGCTTAAAAAAAGCCGGTGTGAAAAAATCTAGAATTCATATTCTTTTAGACGGTAGAGATGTTCCGGAAAGCTCTGCATTAGAATATGTTTTGCCTTTTGAAAAATTTTTAAGTGAGCTAAATAATTCTGAATTTGATGCGAGGATCGCATCCGGTGGGGGGAGGATGACGATCACAATGGATAGGTATGAGGCAGACTGGAGTATGGTAGAAAGAGGTTGGAAAATCCATGTACTCGGAGAAGGCAGAAAGTTTTACAGTGCAGAAGAAGCAATTGAAACTTTTCGCAAAGAGGGTGAGAAAGTAATCGATCAGTACCTACCCGGTTTTGTAGTCAGTGATAAAAATGGAAACGCACTTGGAAAAATACAAGACAAGGACAGTGTTGTTTATTTTAATTTTAGAGGGGACAGGGCAATAGAGATTTGTAGAGCTTTTACCGAAAAAGATTTTACAAAGTTTGATAGAATTGAATTTCCGAAAGTTGAATTTGCAGGAATGATGCAGTATGACGGTGATTTAAAAATTCCGGAGAAATTTTTAGTTACACCACCACTGATAGACAGAACTATGGGAGAGTATTTTGCGAGTAACGGAGTGAGGCAATACGCTATTTCCGAAACACAAAAATACGGACACGTGACTTATTTCTGGAATGGAAACAGGAGCGGTCATTTTAATGAGAAATTAGAAGATTATGAGGAAATCCCTTCGGACATTATTTCATTCGATAAAAAGCCATATATGAAAGCAAAAGAAATTACGGATGCGTTAGTTGCAGCCCTAAGATCTGATAAATTTGATTTTTTGCGAGTCAATTATCCAAACGGAGACATGGTCGGGCATACAGGAAATTTTCAAGCCACCATGGATAGCCTTGAATTTTTAGACTCTTGCATCGGCAGACTTGTTCAAGAGTGCGAGAAAACTGGAACGTCTCTTTTGATTACTGCCGACCACGGGAATTCCGATGAGATGTACCAATTAGATAAAAAAGGAAACGTAGTTTTGTCTAACGGGAATCCAGTTGCAAAAACAAGCCATACATTAAACCCTGTTCGTCTAACTCTTATAGACAAGAAGAATAGATGGAGTTTGCATAGTGACCCTGAAAATGGACTTGCCAATATTGCATCTACGATTATGGAGATTATGGGGTTTGAGCCTCCAAGTGACTACGCTAAATCATTATTACAAAGTAAGGTATAGGGAAACAAATATGACTATGGAAAAAATTTCAGAAAAAATTCCAAACTACAACGGGAATCGAATCATCACAGGAGTATTGAGCGAAGGAAATGAAATCAATTTACTGTTTGATTTGCCTGAGTTAAAAGAAGATGAGTTAAAAGATTTTTCAACCGGTTTTATTTATAAATTAAATTCATTTAAAACATTGAAAAATTTTTCGGAAAACTATGTTTATAGAAACACAAAAAGCCACGATGCGAGAGAGGCAGGAAAATATTTACAAAGAGGACAAAACATTCGTCGCTGGATAGTCTAAATTTTGAGCTTGACAAAATCACCTTTTTTTTCAGGCTTGGCAAAAAGGCGGATTATAAATGAGTAAACCTCTGATTGTGCAAAGTGATAAGACTATGCTTTTGGAAGTGGATAACCCTGAGTTTGAAGATTGCCGATCCATGATTTCTAAATTTGCAGAGCTTGAAAAAAGTCCGGAGTATTTGCATACCTATAGAATTTCTCCTTTGTCTTTGTGGAATGCAGCTTCTATTCGGATGACTGCCGATGAAATTATTGAGTCATTAGAAAAATTTGCCAGATACTCAGTCCCTAAAAATGTAATTAATGAAATTAAAGAGCAAATAGGCAGATACGGTAAGGTCAAGCTCGTAAAAGAAGACAACGGAGACTTAGTTATTATTTCCAATGAGCCCGGATTCTTGCAAGAGATTAGTAACCATCGCGCAATACAGCCTTTTATCCAAGAAAGGATGAAAGACGATAAGATCCTTGTGAAAAAAGAATATCGAGGCCATATCAAACAGGCTTTGATTAAAATCGGATTTCCTGTAGAAGACCTTGCCGGATACGATGAAGGAAATAAATACGGATTCAATCTAAAACCGGTTACTATTGGCGGAAGAAATTTTGGAATGCGAGATTACCAGAGAGCCTCTGTAGAAGTATTTC from Leptospiraceae bacterium encodes:
- a CDS encoding tetratricopeptide repeat protein, whose product is MKNQAYKFIIIGFFLFPVMVFSKEQKKNCTYTSISGEVFSVYPEYFLSLAISEQTAIFHHNTRKTPSAKTSSYSKSLEYYEKYFQCLNQNGKTPNPTSFYLKSLNYFELRDFPSALKEIETVIEISPKFRDAYFLKSRIFIRQERLKEASEFLERNISMFPEDSDMLFLLGSLFSELGNQPKAILYHSSLLDSIEKREGEARYKTVVLKSLGENYNKSDQIRKALFYYRNLLRYEPFDTDVRYKVAQILNSLGEFGGSKRELQTILKSNPGNLHVELLLGEMYFIESRVNAYSYFDKLDSENKLPAKSLMENLHFVLTGKYFLAEKFFLDYLSKNPMRLSARLALVEIYKRTKKFSELSLELKKTAELAFSIKQYVLASELIEELVQLWKKNPDLKGDFARAYDFLASCYEESLSPNRAIVSSRKAIELAGNSIESENFKLHLAYILRLPNVRKYQESIEIIREVIQLNPDSAYANFLLGLNYLGLEKYKESIHALTNAFALESKNSLYVFYRGTAYDKKGDLPNALTDLQKAIELDPNNSNAHNYLGYLYLEKNMEVDKAFRLILRAVELEPDNGAFQDSLGWVYFKLNRLDDAIHHLNLALQLMADRNDTDPVVFDHLGDVYFKKNEILLAMNFWEKAIPLILDKKEKKRVQVKIDKAKTIKVIQ
- a CDS encoding alpha/beta hydrolase, giving the protein MNDKFPKFTPRKYLSNGHAQTIVNIVFPPKNTLRENYLFEDILIDTLDDTGDILWLEHNFPLESFQEHSLAFNGYYIILLHGMEGTTESHYMITLTKAALEKGFGVIRVNLRGCGRGEGYSHKAYHAGKTEDLEAIENFVYKNITKKFIFCGYSLSANMVLKHFGENKKIRASYFSAVSPPLDLKSSCEYIDSKEAKFYRDHFLAGVRKKIRSGVYKMSPVMMKSAFSAKTMFDFDDWVSAPFHGFKGALDYYKKSSSKNFIYNIKKRGIVIHADDDPIVPSYNYHSIQWKKIPNITSILTVGGGHVGFISSKSNQIPDGRWADKIILDYFLRQIEEDED
- a CDS encoding TldD/PmbA family protein produces the protein MREFLKSCLENENEFVELRFHKKESFSVSAEKGRVEKSSLKKRMGVGVRVLANGTWGFSSTSELTLESVKKAIAIAKNSAKASSKIRKEKIQSLPRANFAIGDFVVKGVEEARSHSLDKKIELVLKTAESTRLLSPKLQSVACGYSESFEEKSIVTTDGADVSISLVRPEFRVNSIAIKNGEMQSGSESIGVTGGWDCLFKEKKPEEFGELASKTAIDLLDSESPISGDSVVILSPSIVGLLVHEAIGHTVEADFVLAGSIASGKIGTRVGSDLITLCDSGYSEYADGAGGTIPVDDEGVLTKKTVIIKNGILESYLHNRETAHRFGVEPTGSARAWEYSDLPLIRMRNTYLEPGESSLEEMIRETKEGYFLEGPKNGQADSTGEFMFGVQKAYKIENGKITKLFKGVTVSGIAFDVLSKTDRVSKEFKWDLGAGYCGKGQPAKVDAGGPYIRTCVKLGGRLK
- a CDS encoding TldD/PmbA family protein, encoding MNKKELEKKLENTKDRVESVLSKSKQNGISQVEIYVYFSESGEVSLEKNDIHASNFSEETNFGVRVIENYCEGFAATNDPDSLYESILQAKTLAISQNTPDTDLELPNPLPVVPIDGLYDETLDDIDLEEILQLASMCLELRNASYENVNLDSGRFSFYKAFKHVASTKGISQSEISGAITANYMGMAVLGDDIGSFDYDSCESRNLSDFQKILQINYSEFLERCMGFLGSKKIESFRGNILIPPESIFSFLGDVIGSMTAGMIRKGKSKLKDKLGKKVFSSLLSVVEEPRISGFAGSTAFDREGIPTIPKEVIAEGIVKNFFYNHYEAKKAGLKGSGGNAVGGSSAPPSCGPRQLQVSAGKTALGDILKPTQATIQIGRISGSSDISSGEFSGVVKGGYFLKGTEKFPVKELTVSGNIYDALERISHVSKERKLIHSSSYRPHIVIEGMDITGK
- a CDS encoding DUF4416 family protein; translated protein: MNRIELQNSESLTRAKSSIFFTVISFNEDKIYFEVKKDLEKYFLESSYESTQMPKWILQKGEKGDVGNNTKILSFRRKINREELPYVKKKCLKICEKFIKKDNSLKIIPGYLSEQNTIIASSFDDLHRVYIFHGVYAEIVYVYEAGKFVYQTHSPQFFSTKESIYFFKNLRESIHDNK
- a CDS encoding 2,3-bisphosphoglycerate-independent phosphoglycerate mutase; translated protein: MKLKKKFDFEKPIQKVLLIILDGVGYSPKGKEFGNAVAGAKLPTLNSLWSQFPTVLLKAHGKAVGMPSDEDMGNSEVGHNVLGCGRVFDQGAKLVSNAIHSGTLFLSDTWNLLTENSRKNNSTFHFIGLLSDGNVHSHIDHLKEMLIGLKKAGVKKSRIHILLDGRDVPESSALEYVLPFEKFLSELNNSEFDARIASGGGRMTITMDRYEADWSMVERGWKIHVLGEGRKFYSAEEAIETFRKEGEKVIDQYLPGFVVSDKNGNALGKIQDKDSVVYFNFRGDRAIEICRAFTEKDFTKFDRIEFPKVEFAGMMQYDGDLKIPEKFLVTPPLIDRTMGEYFASNGVRQYAISETQKYGHVTYFWNGNRSGHFNEKLEDYEEIPSDIISFDKKPYMKAKEITDALVAALRSDKFDFLRVNYPNGDMVGHTGNFQATMDSLEFLDSCIGRLVQECEKTGTSLLITADHGNSDEMYQLDKKGNVVLSNGNPVAKTSHTLNPVRLTLIDKKNRWSLHSDPENGLANIASTIMEIMGFEPPSDYAKSLLQSKV